AAGGCGACGCGGTCGCGCTGATCGCGGGCGCGACGCTCGGCGGCAAGCGCGGGATCGCGATGATGCAGAACTCGGGGCTCGGCAACGCGGTGAGCCCGCTCACGTCGCTCACGTGGACGTTCCGCCTGCCGCAGCTGCTGATCGTCACGTGGCGCGGCCAGCCGGGCGTGGCCGACGAGCCGCAGCACGCGCTGATGGGTCCGATCACGCCCGCGATGCTCGACACGATGGAGATCCCGTGGGAGACGTTCCCGACCGACCCGGAACAGGTCGGCCCGGCACTCGACCGTGCGATCGCGCACATGGACGCGACGGGCCGCCCGTACGCGCTCGTGATGCAGAAAGGCAGCGTCGCGCCGTATGAGCTGAAGGCGAACCCGGCCGCGAAGCCGCGCGCGCATGTCGCTGCGCAATCGGCGACACGTGCCGAATCGCCTGCCGCGTGGCCGACCCGCCAGGACGCGCTGCAGCGCGTGATCGCGCACACGCCGGTCGATTCGACCGTCGTGCTCGCGTCGACCGGCTTCTGCGGCCGCGAACTCTACGCAATCGACGATCGTCCGAACCAGCTGTACATGGTCGGCTCGATGGGTTGCGTGACGCCGATGGCGCTCGGCCTCGCGCTCGCGCGCCCCGACCTGCGCGTGGTCGCGGTCGACGGCGACGGCGCCGCGCTGATGCGCATGGGCGTGTTCGCGACGCTGGGCACCTACGGCCCGGCGAACCTCACGCACGTGCTGCTCGACAACGGCGCGCACGAATCGACGGGTGGCCAGGCCACCGTGTCGCAACATGTTTCGTTCGCGGGTGTCGCAGCCGCGTGCGGGTATGCGTCGGCGGTCGAAGGTGACACGCTCGACGTGCTGGACACGGCGCTGGCCGCGCCGGCCGACGGTACGCGATTCGTGCGGCTCGCGATCCGCACCGGCGTGCCTGACGGCCTGCCCCGCC
This window of the Burkholderia lata genome carries:
- the aepY gene encoding phosphonopyruvate decarboxylase, with the translated sequence MIEAAQFVEAARERGFDWYAGVPCSYLTPFINYVLQDPTLNYVSAANEGDAVALIAGATLGGKRGIAMMQNSGLGNAVSPLTSLTWTFRLPQLLIVTWRGQPGVADEPQHALMGPITPAMLDTMEIPWETFPTDPEQVGPALDRAIAHMDATGRPYALVMQKGSVAPYELKANPAAKPRAHVAAQSATRAESPAAWPTRQDALQRVIAHTPVDSTVVLASTGFCGRELYAIDDRPNQLYMVGSMGCVTPMALGLALARPDLRVVAVDGDGAALMRMGVFATLGTYGPANLTHVLLDNGAHESTGGQATVSQHVSFAGVAAACGYASAVEGDTLDVLDTALAAPADGTRFVRLAIRTGVPDGLPRPTVTPVEVKNRLMRHIGAAQTEAHVEGAH